A window of Juglans regia cultivar Chandler chromosome 7, Walnut 2.0, whole genome shotgun sequence contains these coding sequences:
- the LOC108987977 gene encoding protein FAR1-RELATED SEQUENCE 5-like codes for MEKGKENPSLSTPCSSNPSTAEIPTTAPNFPNYMHGYGPGPAWSPAFITYPNAYQCPSNIVMNTGYPFQYGMRPPTPPMATSSGTTERVEEDTPGCRETEEDTPGCRETEAPCSSSMVHEQGEDDRPESGESGYGTAETPSLDRMDEPDIIEEPKAGMEFDSVEELMSYYKLYAKKCGFGSMTQRSERDDEGSVKYVTIGCARGGKARNRTMNVAKPRPTGKSDCKARINALKVRGKMQLTTVNNTHNHGLSPQKSRFFRCNHEVSETVKRVLDTNDLAGIRMNKSFGSLVVGAGGFEDLPFLEKDCRNYIDKARHLRLGAGGAGALRDYFCRMQYKNPGFFVLMDLDDDGRLKNVFWAYPRSRAAYQDFGDVVTFDTTYLTNRYGMPFAPFVGVNHHGQSILLGAGLISSEDTETFIWLFQTWLQCMDGIAPPAIITDQDRAMKNAIAIVFPESRHRFCLRHILKKVPEKLGSHRAYKSGLKTQLMKCVYDSQTIEEFEKWWEELISTYSLQENVWLQSLYAERTHWVPVFLKEYFWAGMSTTQRSESMNAFFDGYVHAKTNLKEFVDQFDNALKKKIENEISLDFHSFSVTIPCISRSPIEKRFQELYTNAKFREVQQQVMGVLDMDPSLLRRDGSKKTYLVEDKISVEEFTKHVTYYVDFNEEDCDVKCSCGLFQMKGILCRHVLAILKCNGIKYLPDRYILDRWRKDIKRRYTLIQSTYDTGNQREDTNRYSSLLNICYRMITHAATSKEYTEDASKKLYEMIDLYHGKQEPPSMTKTDSNVGLMTKDTTTVGSSQKVLSPRVVRGKGRPPSLRRASRMEQEIRKVKARTKKANVKGSKRKERDGEDTPSHNTSRNLFGPSEIVDVEGNVQTIPVSSAFDISGFQNMVGSQESMQLGVDGSQPLPK; via the exons ATggaaaaagggaaggaaaaccCATCTCTGTCAACACCATGTAGCTCAAATCCCTCTACTGCG GAAATCCCAACAACTGCTCCAAACTTTCCAAATTACATGCACGGTTACGGACCAGGGCCTGCATGGTCACCGGCTTTTATCACATATCCAAATGCATACCAATGTCCAAGCAACATTGTTATG AATACTGGTTATCCATTTCAATATGGGATGAGACCTCCGACTCCTCCCATGGCTACAAGCTCCGGAACAACCGAAAGAGTCGAAGAGGATACACCCGGGTGTAGGGAAACTGAAGAGGATACACCCGGGTGTAGGGAAACTGAAGCGCCATGTTCCTCCTCTATGGTTCATGAACAAGGTGAAGATGATAGGCCAGAGTCAGGGGAAAGTGGTTATGGCACTGCTGAGACACCTTCGTTAGACCGAATGGATGAGCCTGATATAATTGAGGAACCAAAAGCGGGGATGGAGTTTGATTCTGTTGAGGAATTAATGAGTTATTATAAACTATATGCTAAGAAATGCGGGTTTGGATCTATGACTCAAAGGAGTGAAAGGGATGACGAAGGGAGTGTCAAATATGTGACTATTGGTTGCGCTCGTGGGGGGAAAGCGAGGAATAGGACAATGAATGTCGCCAAACCACGACCGACGGGAAAGAGTGACTGTAAGGCAaggattaatgccttaaaagttaGGGGAAAGATGCAGTTGACCACAGTTAATAATACCCACAATCACGGGCTGAGTCCACAGAAATCTCGTTTCTTCCGATGTAACCACGAAGTTAGTGAGACTGTAAAAAGGGTATTAGATACTAACGACCTAGCTGGCATTCGAATGAACAAGAGTTTTGGATCTCTTGTTGTGGGTGCGGGAGGATTTGAGGACCTgccatttttggaaaaagattgtcGCAATTACATCGATAAGGCAAGACATCTACGACTTGGagcaggtggtgctggagcgctTCGAGACTATTTTTGTAGGATGCAATACAAGAACCCCGGATTCTTTGTcttgatggatttagatgatgatGGTAGGTTAAAGAATGTCTTTTGGGCATATCCACGCAGTAGAGCAGCTTATCAAGATTTTGGTGACGTGGTAACATTTGACACCACGTACTTGACAAACAGATAcgggatgccctttgcaccctttgttggtgtaaaccatcatgggCAGTCGATTCTTTTGGGAGCAGGGTTAATTTCCAGTGAGGACACAGAGACTTTTATATGGTTATTTCAGACTTGGctgcagtgtatggatggtatagccCCACCAGCTATTATTACTGACCAAGacagagcaatgaaaaatgcaatagcCATTGTATTTCCAGAAAGCCGACATAGATTTTGCCTCCGGCATATACTGAAAAAAGTCCCCGAGAAGCTTGGCTCTCATCGTGCCTACAAAAGTGGCCTGAAAACTCAactgatgaaatgtgtgtatgacagTCAAActattgaagagtttgagaaatggTGGGAAGAGTTAATTAGCACATACAGTTTGCAAGAGAATGTCTGGTTGCAAAGTTTGTACGCCGAGCGCACACATTGGGTACCGGTATTTCTGAAGGAGTATTTTTGGGCTGGCATGAGTACAACACAACGAAGcgaaagcatgaatgcttttttcgaTGGATATGTTCATGCgaagacaaacttgaaggagtttgtcgaccagtttgacaatgcattgaaaaagaaaatcgagAATGAAATCAGTTTggacttccactcatttagCGTTACAATTCCATGCATATCTAGATCACCAATCGAGAAGAGATTCCAAGAGTTATACACAAATGCAAAATTCAGGGAAGTTCAGCAGCAAGTTATGGGTGTGCTCGATATGGATCCATCTCTACTTAGAAGAGATGGATCCAAGAAGACCTACCTGGTAGAAGATAAAATTTCTGTTGAGGAGTTCACGAAACATGTTACATATTATGTGGACTTTAATGAGGAAGATTGCGACGTTAAGTGTTCATGTGGGTTATTTCAAATGAAGGGGATACTATGTAGGCATGTCTTGGCCATATTGAAATGTAACGGGATAAAGTACTTGCCAGATAGGtacattttagatcgatggaggaaagaTATCAAACGGAGATACACGTTAATCCAGAGTACCTATGACACAGGAAATCAACGGGAAGATACTAACAGATATTCAAGTCTGTTGAATATTTGTTATCGGATGATTACTCATGCAGCGACTTCAAAAGAGTATACTGAAGACGCAAGTAAGAAGTTATATGAAATGATTGATTTATATCATGGCAAGCAAGAACCCCCTTCAATGACCAAAACGGATTCCAATGTTGGTTTAATGACAAAGGACACAACTACAGTTGGTAGTTCGCAGAAAGTACTCAGTCCACGAGTTGTGCGCGGAAAAGGCAGACCCCCATCTCTGAGAAGAGCATCCAGAATGGAGCAAGAAATACGGAAGGTTAAAGCGAGGACGAAGAAAGCAAATGTAAAGGGATCCAAACGTAAAGAG CGAGATGGCGAAGATACGCCATCTCATAACACGAGTCggaatttatttggcccatctgagATAGTTGATGTTGAAGGAAACGTGCAG ACTATTCCAGTCAGCTCAGCTTTTGACATTAGTGGATTCCAAAATATGGTTGggagtcaagaaagt atgcAACTTGGagtggatggatcacaaccttTGCCCAAATGA